From one Rattus rattus isolate New Zealand chromosome 15, Rrattus_CSIRO_v1, whole genome shotgun sequence genomic stretch:
- the Apbb3 gene encoding amyloid-beta A4 precursor protein-binding family B member 3, with protein MLGKDYMLAIILVNCDDDLWGDQNLEGETGLPPGWRKIRDAAGTYYWHVPSGSTQWQRPTWELAEDPGTGKEGIWELRPPKGRSFSSLDSSLNRSNSLTWYNEDSYVRSLEPGAKCFAVRSLGWVEVPEEDLAPGKSSIAVNNCIQQLAQTRNRSQPHDGAWGEGQNMLMVLKKDAMSLLNPLDHSLIHCQPLVHIRVWGVGSSKGRDRDFAFVAGDKDSCMLKCHVFRCDVPAKAIASALQELCAQILSERVGLSGEAACCSPDPISPEDFPRQVELLDAVSQAAQKYEALYMGILPVTKAMGMDVLNEAIGTLTGRGDRKTWVPAMLSVSDSLMTAHPIQAEAGAEEEPLWQCPVRLVTFIGVGRDPHTFGLIADLGCQSFQCAAFWCQPHAGGLSEAVQAACMVQYQKCLVASAARGKAWGAQARARLRLKRTSSMDSPGGPLPPPLLKGGVGGAGAAPRKRGVFSFLDAFRLKPSLLHMS; from the exons ATGCTGGGCAAGGATTATATGCTGGCCATCATTCTGGTCAACTGCGATG ATGACTTGTGGGGGGACCAAAATCTGGAGGGGGAAACAGGCCTACCCCCTGGCTGGAGAAAGATCCGTGATGCTGCAGGAACTTATTATTGGCATGTACCCAGCGGTAGCACTCAGTGGCAGCGCCCAACCTGGGAActagcagaggacccaggaaCG GGAAAAGAGGGGATTTGGGAACTACGACCCCCCAAGGGGAGGTCTTTCTCCAGCCTGGACAGCTCATTGAACCGAAG TAACTCTCTAACATGGTATAATGAAGATTCCTATGTCCGGAGCCTGGAGCCAGGAGCTAAG TGCTTTGCAGTCCGCTCTCTGGGCTGGGTAGAGGTCCCTGAGGAGGACCTGGCACCAGGGAAGAGCAGTATTGCTGTCAATAACTGTATCCAGCAGCTAGCCCAGACCCGAAACCGGAGCCAGCCTCATGATGGTGCCTGGGGTGAG GGCCAGAACATGCTGATGGTCCTGAAAAAAGATGCCATGAGCTTGCTGAATCCCCTGGACCACAGTCTGATCCATTGTCAGCCTCTGGTTCACATCCGTGTATGGGGTGTGGGCAGCTCCAAGGGCCG TGACAG GGACTTTGCCTTTGTTGCGGGTGACAAAGACAGCTGTATGCTCAAATGTCATGTGTTTCGCTGTGATGTGCCCGCAAAAGCCATAGCAAGTGCTCTACAGGAGCTCTGTGCACAG ATCTTGTCAGAGAGGGTAGGACTCAGTGGAGAAGCTGCTTGTTGTTCCCCAGATCCTATTTCCCCTGAAGACTTCCCAAGGCAAG TGGAGTTGCTGGATGCAGTGAGCCAGGCTGCTCAGAAGTATGAGGCACTGTACATGGGGATCCTACCAGTCACCAAAGCCATGG GTATGGATGTGCTGAATGAGGCCATTGGTACCCTCACTGGCCGTGGGGACCGGAAAACCTGGGTCCCCGCTATGCTCAGTGTGTCTGACTCTCTGATGACTGCACATCCTATTCAG gcagaggctggtgcAGAGGAAGAGCCACTGTGGCAGTGCCCTGTTCGCCTTGTAACCTTTATTGGTGTTGGCCGTGATCCGCATACCTTTGGCCTCATCGCTGATCTTGGTTGTCAGAGCTTCCAGTGTGCAGCTTTCTGGTGCCAACCTCATGCTGGGGGACTCTCTGAAGCTGTGCAAGCTGCCTGCATG GTTCAGTACCAGAAGTGTCTAGTGGCCTCAGCAGCTCGGGGTAAGGCCTGGGGTGCTCAGGCTCGCGCTCGCCTGCGGCTCAAGCGGACCAGCTCCATGGACTCCCCAGGCggcccccttcctccccctctactcaaaggaggggttgggggtgctGGAGCAGCTCCTCGAAAGCGGGGTGTCTTCTCATTTCTTGATGCCTTCAGGCTAAAACCTTCTCTTCTCCATATGTCCTAA
- the LOC116884967 gene encoding uncharacterized protein LOC116884967 — protein MLASVGQGYNIALLLQGQDTEAPRFVPQVLQMLFEEALPLCSSDPVLCKLSLVQISRSGQARDLLSPCLEDLPVLDVAPLGLVVKDASEVEVSDARDASELYLKAAGSEGRDCPLLQVLGGDPTGHLAEGSLPWIISWLLEANSYSGVLLRLDPRGSSPSLLQNALLGASRKRVQVNDVKPTLWNAVEEMRARRATLKMLRSGLLGDTLTDGGLNRLGRALWELQVVKAWDPRSHAPKGAKSVRLPVPQVEGKPLSSCKQGRHSTHLSEAGRGFLGSGLHQKHPLRHSEERAHQAPDVALQFSLAQARRQRLREEHQVWIQEELKHLEHREEVACKQIEGTVAEEACVERGGQWKEQAVLKLQVEALQAERDMAEQDLVVLYDLYVQAARARTCHLLQVFQAWQGMWEEKAMATEHRHRSLLADILQDTIDLALKNQELQAQNQQPEQGADRASCAGILPGET, from the exons atgctggcctctgtgggacaAGGGTACAATATAGCTCTCCTGCTCCAGGGCCAGGACACAGAGGCGCCCAGGTTTGTGCCTCAG GTCCTGCAGATGCTGTTTGAGGAAGCTTTGCCTCTCTGCAGCTCTGACCCTGTGCTTTGTAAGCTCAGTCTGGTGCAG ATTAGCCGCAGTGGACAGGCTCGGGACCTGCTTTCCCCATGTCTGGAGGACCTGCCAGTACTGGATGTGGCCCCTCTGGGCTT GGTGGTGAAGGACGCCAGCGAAGTGGAAGTGTCTGATGCCCGAGATGCCTCTGAGCTGTACCTAAAGGCTGCTGGGAGCGAAGGCAG AGACTGCCCCCTGCTGCAAGTACTGGGTGGTGACCCTACTGGTCACCTGGCGGAGGGCTCTCTGCCTTGGATCATCTCCTGGCTCCTGGAGGCAAACAGCTACAGTGGAGTACTTCTTCGTCTGGACCCCCGAG gTAGCTCCCCAAGTTTGCTCCAGAATGCTCTGTTGGGGGCCTCAAGAAAGAGGGTGCAGGTGAATGACGTGAAGCCCACCCTGTGGAACGCAGTAGAGGAGATGAGGGCTCGCAGGGCCACCCTGAAGATGCTGCGCTCAGGCCTTCTTGGAGACACCTTGACAGATGGTGGGTTGAACCGACTAGGAAGGGCACTCTGGGAACTACAG GTGGTAAAAGCCTGGGACCCAAGAAGCCATGCACCCAAAGGGGCTAAGTCTGTAAGACTCCCTGTACCACAG GTTGAAGGCAAGCCACTGAGCTCCTGTAAGCAGGGGAGACACTCCACTCATTTGTCAG AGGCTGGAAGAGGATTTCTAGGGTCTGGGCTCCACCAAAAGCATCCCCTCAGGCACTCTGAGGAACGG GCCCATCAGGCCCCAGATGTGGCCCTGCAGTTCTCTCTGGCCCAGGCCCGGAGGCAGAGACTTCGAGAAGAACACCAGGTTTGGATCCAAGAAGAGCTAAAACATTTGGAACATCGGGAGGAAGTGGCCTGTAAACAGATCGAAGGCACAGTGGCAGAAGAG GCTTGCGTGGAGAGAGGCGGTCAATGGAAGGAGCAGGCAGTGCTGAAACTTCAGGTGGAGGCCCTGCAGGCGGAACGGGACATGGCAGAGCAAGATCTGGTGGTCCTATACGACCTGTATGTACAGGCTGCCCGCGCTCGGACGTGCCACTTGCTGCAG GTATTCCAAGCATGGCAGGGGATGTGGGAAGAGAAGGCTATGGCCACAGAACATCGCCACCGCAGTCTGCTGGCTGACATCCTTCAAGATACCATTGATCTGGCCTTGAAGAACCAGGAACTCCAGGCCCAGAACCAGCAGCCTGAGCAGGGTGCAGACAGGGCCAGCTGTGCTGGAATCCTGCCTGGGGAAACCTGA
- the Slc35a4 gene encoding probable UDP-sugar transporter protein SLC35A4 translates to MSVEDGGMPGLARPKQARWTLMLFLSTAMYGAHAPFLALCHVDGRVPFRPSSAVLLTELTKLLLCAFSLLVGWQTWPQGTPPWRQAAPFALSALLYGANNNLVIYLQRYMDPSTYQVLSNLKIGSTALLYCLCLGHRLSARQGLALLLLMAAGACYASGGFQEPGNTLPGPPSAAGARPMPLHITPLGLLLLILYCLISGLSSVYTELIMKRQRLPLALQNLFLYTFGVILNLGLYAGSGPGPGFLEGFSGWAVLVVLNQAVNGLLMSAVMKHGSSITRLFIVSCSLVVNAVLSAVLLQLQLTATFFLAALLIGLAVCLYYGSP, encoded by the coding sequence ATGAGTGTAGAAGATGGGGGTATGCCAGGCCTAGCCCGGCCAAAACAGGCTCGCTGGACCCTGATGCTGTTCCTGTCCACTGCCATGTATGGTGCCCATGCGCCATTCTTAGCACTGTGCCATGTGGATGGCCGAGTGCCCTTCCGGCCCTCCTCAGCTGTGTTACTCACTGAACTGACCAAGCTCCTGTTGTGCGCCTTCTCCCTCCTGGTAGGCTGGCAAACATGGCCCCAGGGCACGCCACCCTGGCGTCAGGCCGCACCTTTCGCACTATCAGCTCTGCTCTATGGCGCCAACAACAACCTGGTGATTTATCTGCAGCGCTACATGGACCCCAGCACCTATCAGGTGCTGAGCAATCTCAAGATTGGAAGCACAGCTCTGTTGTATTGCCTCTGCCTTGGACATCGCCTCTCTGCGCGCCAGGGGTTggcgctgctgctgctgatggctGCGGGAGCCTGCTATGCCTCAGGTGGCTTTCAGGAACCTGGGAACACCCTTCCGGGGCCCCCGTCAGCAGCTGGAGCCCGTCCCATGCCCTTGCATATCACTCCACTGGGACTTCTGCTCCTCATCCTATACTGCCTCATCTCTGGCTTGTCCTCCGTGTACACAGAGTTGATCATGAAGCGACAGCGGTTGCCCTTGGCTCTTCAGAACCTCTTCCTCTACACTTTTGGGGTAATCCTGAACCTTGGACTGTACGCTGGCAGTGGCCCGGGCCCAGGCTTCCTAGAGGGTTTCTCTGGATGGGCAGTGCTGGTGGTGCTGAACCAGGCAGTAAATGGACTGCTCATGTCAGCCGTCATGAAGCATGGCAGCAGCATCACACGCCTCTTCATCGTGTCCTGCTCGCTAGTGGTCAATGCTGTGCTGTCAGCAgtgctgctgcagctgcagctcacagccaccttcTTCCTGGCCGCACTGCTCATTGGTCTGGCTGTGTGCTTGTACTATGGTAGCCCCTAA
- the Sra1 gene encoding LOW QUALITY PROTEIN: steroid receptor RNA activator 1 (The sequence of the model RefSeq protein was modified relative to this genomic sequence to represent the inferred CDS: substituted 1 base at 1 genomic stop codon): MTCCPAGGAEVEMAELYVKPGNKERGWNDPPQFSYGLQTQTGGTKRTPLTKRVAAPQDGSPRAPETSGPPPVDHPPPSSKASRPPPMGSCPASGVDPPSSPVIESETLIEDVLRPLEQALEDCRGHRRXKQVCDDISRRLALLHEQWDGGKLSVPVKKRMALLVQELLHHQWDTADDIHRSLMVDHVTEVSQWMVGVKRLIAEKRSLSSEENKEEKSTVVPENQTIPGFQPSS, translated from the exons ATGACGTGCTGCCCTGCTGGCGGTGCGGAAGTGGAGATGGCGGAGCTGTACGTGAAGCCCG GCAACAAGGAACGCGGCTGGAACGACCCGCCACAATTCTCCTACGGGCTGCAGACTCAGACTGGTGGAACCAAACGCACTCCCCTTACTAAGAGGGTTGCGGCCCCACAGGATGGATCCCCTAGAG CCCCAGAAACTTCTGGACCACCTCCAGTGGATCATCCACCTCCTTCAAGTAAGGCTTCCAGGCCTCCACCCATGGGGAGCTGTCCTGCTTCTGGTGTGGACCCCCCAAGTTCCCCAGTCATTGAGTCTGAGACTCTAATAGAAGACGTGCTAAGACCTCTGGAACAGGCATTGGAGGATTGCCGTGGTCACCGAAGGTAG AAGCAGGTATGTGATGATATCAGCCGACGCTTGGCGCTGCTTCACGAACAGTGGGATGGAGGGAAGTTGTCAGTACCTGTAAAGAAGAGGATGGCACTGCTAGTACAAG aactTTTACACCACCAATGGGATACAGCAGATGACATTCATCGATCACTCATGGTTGACCATGTGACTGAGGTCAGTCAGTGGATGGTGGGAGTTAAAAGATTAATTGCAGAAAAGAGGAGTCTATCTTCAGAggagaacaaagaagagaaatcTACAGTGGTACCTGAGAACCAGACAATACCAGGCTTCCAACCATCTTCATAA